The DNA segment TGAGGGCCTTTTAAGACCACAAAGCAGCACTTGTGATCTGTTTCCGGACGCTCATAATCCAGATAACGCCTGAGCGCCTGCCTGACGGAGGCAGGAATGGGTAAAATTCTTTCCTTGTTCCCTTTGCCTCGCACGCGGATTTGATCGTCGTCATCAAAGTCCCCCGTCTCCAAAGCCAGCACTTCACAGGATCTGAGCCCGCAAAAGAGCATGAGATATAAGATGGCGATGTCTCGATATTTTCTAATCCCTGTCAGGAACTTCTTAATTTCGCCCTCAGATAAGGGAGTGATTAAGACAGCAGGTACTTTGAGCTTGAAGGGTTTTCTAGCGGCTCCCTTGATCCGAGATTTTCCAAGCAAAGCCTTGTTGCGTCTCCCCTTGTAGAAGGAAGAAATCGTTTTTCCAAATAGCTCGTCCCCTCGCCCTTCCGATTCGAAGTTCAAAAAAGCACGAACGACCACCAGCCTGCGATTGATGGTTCTGGGAGAGCTGCCCTCTTTTTTCTGAGAGAGAATAAAATCGGCAAAGTGAGAAACCTCCAGAATATCCAGGGAGAGATCTTTTTCGCCTAAAAACTTCCAGAAGGCGAGTAAATCATAAGCGTAAGCGCGTACCGTTTTATCCGACACCCCGCGCAGATGAAGTAACTTGAGAAACAGGGACACGTTTTCTTTTTTTTTCTTCCCGCAAGCCAGTAAGAAAGGTGGCTCATGGGTAACTTGCCCTTTGAGGATTTGTAAATTCATGAGCTGGCTTATAAGTCCAAAG comes from the Deltaproteobacteria bacterium genome and includes:
- a CDS encoding tyrosine-type recombinase/integrase — encoded protein: MGPYPCGSLGPCLAISQDWHEAHPDYWKNYRAGHPEYTQKNRDQTRLRKQQKGTVQVGSGASGPKSGLHWILSFGLISQLMNLQILKGQVTHEPPFLLACGKKKKENVSLFLKLLHLRGVSDKTVRAYAYDLLAFWKFLGEKDLSLDILEVSHFADFILSQKKEGSSPRTINRRLVVVRAFLNFESEGRGDELFGKTISSFYKGRRNKALLGKSRIKGAARKPFKLKVPAVLITPLSEGEIKKFLTGIRKYRDIAILYLMLFCGLRSCEVLALETGDFDDDDQIRVRGKGNKERILPIPASVRQALRRYLDYERPETDHKCCFVVLKGPHLGRPLTAEGLRTLFRHHRKTSSLKKANPHKFRHTFCTNMIRQGVSLPVVQKLMGHSDIEVTLGYVHLSMEDVSKEYQ